The following proteins come from a genomic window of Limosilactobacillus reuteri:
- a CDS encoding ATP-binding protein — MINKLKNPFDPSFGTPPQIILPNYQSDFESPTSVAQAIAYDDPNRVIFITGLRGSGKTALLTQIEQQVVKLPNTYVVEIDNNQRMVQNFGHNLKNIFKMHTLTDKIASISVMGFGLSFNKTNEDYTTQDIENFMTMLIKLNKRVVIFIDKFNHKENTREFIQLLQNLKRHNLNFYLVADGLPKMIYDIEHDQTLTFLKRARHIQTTMLNINEIEMEYQKHLNFDSVVTHQIGYCTLSSLHTK, encoded by the coding sequence ATGATTAATAAGCTAAAAAATCCATTTGACCCAAGCTTTGGGACCCCACCTCAAATTATCCTTCCTAACTATCAAAGTGATTTTGAAAGTCCCACATCAGTTGCCCAAGCGATTGCCTACGATGATCCTAATCGAGTAATTTTCATTACGGGGTTACGCGGGTCTGGCAAAACTGCTCTCCTGACTCAAATTGAGCAACAAGTAGTGAAATTGCCTAACACATATGTAGTAGAGATTGATAATAATCAACGAATGGTTCAAAACTTTGGACACAATCTTAAAAATATTTTCAAAATGCACACCCTTACTGATAAGATTGCTTCAATTTCAGTAATGGGCTTTGGACTTAGTTTTAACAAAACTAACGAGGATTACACTACTCAAGATATTGAGAATTTTATGACAATGTTGATAAAGCTTAATAAACGCGTCGTTATTTTTATTGATAAATTTAATCATAAGGAAAATACCCGTGAATTTATCCAACTTCTCCAGAATTTAAAGCGACATAATCTTAATTTTTATTTAGTTGCTGATGGTTTGCCTAAAATGATTTATGATATTGAGCATGATCAAACATTAACCTTTTTAAAACGAGCTCGACATATTCAAACAACCATGTTAAATATCAATGAGATTGAAATGGAATATCAAAAGCATCTCAATTTTGACTCCGTTGTCACCCATCAAATTGGGTACTGTACCCTGTCAAGTTTACACACTAAATAA